Sequence from the Gracilinanus agilis isolate LMUSP501 chromosome 6, AgileGrace, whole genome shotgun sequence genome:
gactatttaatagttctgtgttttttctaagctaacatatgaattaatatatattattttcttcctaaactttatgttaaatttttattctttagaggGTATTTTATATAATTACTAAATTAATTCTACATCTATTCAGAAATCAAGCAATAAGACTTTCTTCAAAATACTTTCAGAGTCTAGTACAAAAGAAAGAGATGgtagcagaagaaaaaaactgtatAAAAGCTACATTATTTTAAGTCATTGATTTAGGAATCAGGAGCTGCATCTCTAAGACTAGTGAGGAAGAGATTAAGAACACATTGTTCCTCAGGGATTAGCTTTGTTTTTCAGTATCTCCAGGGTATTTCTGTCTGCCCTCAGAAGGATCACATAGCATTTGGGAGCAAAGATACAGGTGAGAATCCCAGCACTGGAGaccaagatggaaaagatctcCATGGCCACCATGGCCTTCCCTTTGGTGCTCTGATATGTGGGCAAGAAGGAAATCCAGACACTGCAAAACACCAGCATGCTGAATGTCAGGTGCTTGGCTTCATTGAAAGTATCTGGTAGATTCCTGGCCAGGAAAGCCAATGTAAAGCTAACCAAGGCCAGGAAGCCCATGTAGCCAAGAACACAGTAGAAGGAAACAAGGGAACCCTCATTACACTTAATGACAATGTTGGAAGTCTCAGAGTGTGTATCCATTTCAAGGAATGGGGGATATGTTCCCAGCCAGATGCCACAGATGCACATCTGGATAAGGGTacaaatgaaaatgaggaaataagatacTGATGCTCCCAACCACCTCCTGAGCTTGCTACCTGGCTTAGTGGCCCTAAAGGCCAGAACCACAGTGATGGTTTTGGCCAAGATGGAAGCAATAGCCACTGTGAACACAATGGCAAATGTGGTTTGTCTTAAGAGGCAGATGGCTGGTGTAGGATGACCAATGAagagtaaggaagaaaggaaacaaagggtGAGAGAAGTGAGTAGAATGTAGCTAAGACTGCGATTATTGGCTTTAACTATGGGGGTGTCTCTGTGCATCACAAATACTCCAAGGACAAAGGTTGTGAGGATGGATAAGCAGAGAGCTGCCAAGGTCAGAATTATTCCCAGAGTCTCTTCATAAGCCAGATAAGTCACTGTCTTGAGGAAGCATCTATCTTTCTCCTTGCTTGGGTACTGATCTTCAGGGCATTGCATACATTGTTCTGTATCTGTGAatacaacaaaaatgaatttcACGGTATTTATatagtccaggggtcggcaatgtatggctctcaagctatatctggctcttttgagggaaAGACATGGCTCTTTCTggaggagccataaagtcaatttttttaggTGGTGTTagaggagcacacactgtgagcactgaacagctctcacaaaattacattttaaaaactgtggcctttatggctctcaaggccaaaaaggttgcagacccctgataTAGACTATATTATTCTTTCAACAGTAAAGTGCTATTTTAGTCATTCCACATGAAGTTCACCTTGCTTTTGGACTCCTCAGTGAGAAGGATAAGAATTCTAGATAGTCAATGAAAAGATCACATTTTAGTTTCTCTTTATCTCTActtatgaataaaaaattattttggaaattaaagaaatctTTGTTTCAAAATTACAGTTAAATATGTTTTAATCAGTGTGTTAAGAACATGAAttgatctcttttaaaaaataagataatacaaATAGATATCTGAAAACTATTAAATGTTTAATggtatatttctttaaaaaacattgaTTAGTATAATTAACACTGttttaatttgaaaatcatttgatgataattaaaaaaagcttttaaatgaATAGGATATTTAACATATAATGtcaatacatttatataaatctgCTATAATGTATTAACTTGTATTCTGAAACCTCAGAATGATGTtagttttcatttataaataaagaacTAATGAAATTAGGAGAATATAATTTTCAAGAGCTAAGATGTAGTGAACTAAATTTTGTTATTTCAAGTAAATATTCTTAGGTCTACCATAAAACAGAAATCTTTCCATATGATAATGGTGAGAATAAAATTTAGCAGGTTAAGTCCCAAaactaaaattatataaaaagtaaaaaatttgaAATCTATAATTAGGGAGAACTCTTTCTCTTTAGGCACCCACCTGTTTTATTGGAAATCTTCCCATCAGGACATAGGATACAGTCAAAGCAACAGATGGGCTGACCTTCAAGAGATTGCTTCCTGAAGCCAGGGCCACAGGTCACACTGCATTTAGAACTTGGAATCtgagttttcaaaaaaagaaaagaaaaaatatgtcatTCTTAGAATTATGTATAAAAGGTAGATTTGTTGAGGTAATAATGTGGTGGACATTTAGAACATCATATCTGAAGTTTGGAAGTGAAAGGATGATATATTTCTGAATAGAGATTTTCTCTCAGTTTTCCCTCTTCTGGTCTATATCATCTTTTCCTAAAGACATGTATATGGACAGAATCTACAATAGAAACAACATAGctcctccatttttaaaatactaatgaGTCAATGGCATATTTTCAACCAGATATGTgacagtatatatctaaagtaCACTTCATTttctacaagaaatgatgaagtaaTTCATTGATCACTTTAGGAGaaacatattttatgtttttgttcaCTAAACAaggccttttctttgtatttgaatGGGAAATCATGATTTTTCAGGGAGTCATAATTTTAGAGAGTTTATCATAAAATAAACTGATTAAATACTTCAGTTTTATTTGATCTGCTTGATTATAGGAATCAAGTGTACTTGATTTTAATGATTGATCTTGTTTCATAGGCTGATATTTGATGATTCATATGAATCACTGCTGATtcatagaagatgggatttatgATTTTCCATAGACAAAATAAtctatatataaattctatatcaGAAGAGGAAATACCCACAAGATTCCAATTTGTTGATCAATCATTTTGTATTTGTGCCAAACTTTCCAAAAAcctccttggggttttcttggcaaagatcatggAGTGCTCTACTGTTTCCTTCCCCAACAGAttttacaaacttaaaaaaaaaactgaaggaaaaaggattaagtgacttccccagagtcatagAGCTGTTAAGCATTTGAAACCAGATtcgaagaagagaaaaggattgTCCCAGACTCCAGACACTCTTCCCATTATGCAACCACATTTTAATTAAGAACCCTAATATTCACATTCTTGGGAATGCaaatttacaataaaatatatctatagttACAGGATCTCCTATATCAGCTACCCTTTGGTGACATGGGTCTCTTTTGAGGGTAAAAATATTACCATTCTCCCTCCTCTTgttattccaaattgctttcttggTCTGTGGTTTTTcaagattttcttcatataatgAATTAAGATCATTATGTAACTTAAGTAGAAAGATTTCGAAAACAGTACTgagtttgtacaaaaactttttaatttaatataatcaaaattatttattttatattttgtaattttctctaactcttgcttggttttaaaatcttttctttcccagagatctgacaagtatactattctgtgttcacctaatttactcacagtgtccttctttatattcaagtctttcacccattctgaatttatcttggtgtaggctgtgtgatgttgatctaaacctaatatttcctatattgttttccaattttcacagaagtttttgtcaaatagtggatttttgtccccaaagttgggctcctatcatacactgttttgctgatgtcacttatcccaagtctattccactgatcctcccttctgtctcttagccagtaccatattgttttgatgactgctactttatagtatatcttaatatctggtactgctaagacaccttccttcaacttttttttgttatttcccttgatattcttgatcttttgttcttccaaataaactttgttatagttttttttttctaatgcagtaaaaatggtttttggtagtttgataggtaaggcactaaataagtaaattaatttgggcagaacggtcatttttcttatgttagctcagcctacctatgagcaatcaatatttttccaattgtttagatctagttttacttgtctggaaagtgttttgtagttatgttagtataattcctgtgtttgttttggtagatagattcctaggtattttatattgtctagggtgattttaaatggtgtttctctttctacttcttgctgctgtgatgtgtttgaaatatgtagaaatgctgatgatttatgttcatttattttgtatcctgtaattttgctaaagttcttgattatttctactagctttttagtggattatctaggattttttaagtagaccatcatatcatctacaaggagtgatagcttagtcttctcattgcctatttcaataccttcaataactttttcttctctaattgctgctgctagtgtttctagtacaatgttaaataatagaggtgataatgggcatccttgtttcacatctgatcttactggaaaggcttctaatttatccctaatatccctaatttaattatattaaattgaaaaggttttgtacaaaaaaaaaacaatgcaaccaaaatcagaacaacaaactgggaaaaaatctttataacaaatcaatcgtataaaaaaatcaagctattccacaattgataaatgggcaaaggacacgaataggcaatttttagataaagaaatcaagagtatcaataagcacattagaaactgttctaaatcactaataattagagaaatgcaaaagaaaacaacactaaagtaccacctcacacccagcagaatggctaaaatgatagcaggggagagtaatgtatgttggaggggatgtggcaaaattgggacattaatatactgctggtggagttgtgaactgatccattctggatggcaatttggaactatgcccaaagagcgataaaagaatgtctgccctttgatcaggctataccattgctgggattgtatcACAAAATGATCATAGATTAACAGActtgcagaaaaatatttatacatgtgctgtttgtgttggcaaaaaactgtataatgagggtatgcccttaattgtggaatggttgaacaaattgtggtatatgttggtgatggaatactattgtgctcaaaggaataataaagtggaggaattccatgtgaactggaaatacctccaggaattgatgcagagggataggagcagagccagaacattgtactaAGAGACCAATaccctgtggtaaaatagaatgtattggacttctgtactagcacaatgcaatgaccgaggacaattctgagggattaatggAAAAGTACActacccccattcagaggaagaactataggagtggaaacacagaagaaaaacaactggttgaacacttggattgatgaggacatgattggggatgtagacctgaaaagaccacaccaatgtaacaatcaataatatgtaaatgagtcTTGACTGACcagacatgttaaaaccagtggaaatgtgagttagctactGTGGGAGGGCAGGGAGAGACTGGGTTTGGggagtgaagggtaaagtaaaaacatgaattatataaccatagaaaaaattctaaaaataaaaaaaaaatatttaagaaaaagagtATTGAGTAAAGTAATTGAGATAAATCAAGGTTCTGTCTTAATGAGTACAAAAGAAAGAAGTTGTTGCTTCAGCCCTGTCCTAGTCATTCCCAATTTCTTCAGGGAAGTTCTTAGGTCCAATGAAGAGACACTTGACTCTTACCTGAGGGAAATCTTCTGGCCAATCTATGTCTTCTTCATTAATGCTTAACTCTTTTTTATGAGGAATCACTTCTCCAACTTTAACCTGAGTCCAATCATAACCAGGTGATGATTTAAAATTCAGGATATCATATGTCTCAGCAGTCATTGACGTTCCATCCCCACATAAATCATTTTTGATCCCATTGACAGGATTAACNNNNNNNNNNNNNNNNNNNNNNNNNNNNNNNNNNNNNNNNNNNNNNNNNNNNNNNNNNNNNNNNNNNNNNNNNNNNNNNNNNNNNNNNNNNNNNNNNNNNNNNNNNNNNNNNNNNNNNNNNNNNNNNNNNNNNNNNNNNNNNNNNNNNNNNNNNNNNNNNNNNNNNNNNNNNNNNNNNNNNNNNNNNNNNNNNNNNNNNNNNNNNNNNNNNNNNNNNNNNNNNNNNNNNNNNNNNNNNNNNNNNNNNNNNNNNNNNNNNNNNNNNNNNNNNNNNNNNNNNNNNNNNNNNNNNNNNNNNNNNNNNNNNNNNNNNNNNNNNNNNNNNNNNNNNNNNNNNNNNNNNNNNNNNNNNNNNNNNNNNNNNNNNNNNNNNNNNNNNNNNNNNNNNNNNNNNNNNNNNNNNNNNNNNNNNNNNNNNNNNNNNNNNNNNNNNNNNNNNNNNNNNNNNNNNNNNNNNNNNNNNNNNNNNNNNNNNNNNNNNNNNNNNNNNNNNNNNNNNNCTTTGCTCCCAAATGCTATGTGATCCTTCTGAGGGCAGACAGAAATACCCTGGAGATACTGAAAAACAAAGCTAATCCCTGAGGAACAATGTGTTCTTAATCTCTTCCTCACTAGTCTTAGAGATGCAGCTCCTGATTCCTAAATCAATGACTTAAAATAATCTAGCTTTTatacagtttttttcttctgctacCATCTCTTTCCTTTGTACTAGActcaaaaagtattttgtagaaaGTCTTATTGCTTTATTTCTGAATAAAAGTAGAATTAATTTAGTAATTATATAAAATACcctctaaagaataaaaatttaatataaagatgaggaagaaaataatatatattaattcatATGTTAgtttagaaaaaacacagaactattaaatagtcataatcACTCcgtaatcaagggaaagggggaacagggctacttaggcctcttatgcagagctgcacTTTATGCAGAGTCCAAGGATGGAGCActgcttctctcttctccctgaccccctgggagtgacaccatgctagatgacaactccaaggaacaaaggataTTGGGGAACTTAtgtaccatttgggaagatcctggGGCTGCCAAAGAtaattgacattatactggtaaggctgggatttacaatcaagttTGGGacaggaatcatagccagagggtAGGGTATAAGGGAAGGGGATACTTACACAATccatactaaaggatggtccctgcccaggtgtgtcttcctaaGAAaaggtctctgatacaatggggaagactacccaagacaaTAGGGTATTTAACATTTACCCTCAGGTCCATTATTCTGGACTACTGCTACTGCTAGCCAGAGATtctcttcagggtggattctcaggggaacaggaagctttgggggtctccagcctacaagctatttctaaaacttggggttcatcagatctcactaagccacaagtttggggtctctagattccacattgacacaCCCCCCTTTTGGTCAAGACTGAAAGTCGCTGACCAATGATGGAACTCTCACTAATGGTGGGGAAACCTTAGGGTACAGGTATGGGCTTGGCACTTGGGGGCACTCTCCAGTGCCCGGCTCATTGACAGTTGTGCCAGAGAAAGGTAGGCAGTCTACCCTTGGCATATTTTGACAAACACAACATTagcccactccccccccccccaagtctttaagtctttcaaatccTGGGGTCCTGATGTAATGCCTTTGGCCTTCTCTCTCCTGGGGACTTCTCTACCCTCTCTCCTGCAAACTTCTCTCCTTGTACAAAACAGCTTCATGGCTGCAAGAGAAAACTTAAGAGATCTATAAACACATTATTTAACAGATCTTGATCAACTCCCAACATGCTTACTAACTGTAAAGATTATTCCTACCTTACTCTTGACATCCCATATAATTGATTCTATTAGTGTTCATTCTACACCCATTATAAGATTATCTAAACTACATACCCAATAAAAAATCACCTTACTTtaccaaaatgataaaaatcaaccctacaaactatagaaatataaaagtaaaaataaatccacatcatTGGTTAATCAGAAAGTAGtgttgttagggttcaaaatgggtggcctccagaggaacacacgagacaatgcaatcaaagcaggagaaagctttattgccagtacgcactggggaaactcatcAAAGAGAGTCCCGAAgcatgcattcagaagaggggatatatatgtttctaggatataggtgcctttgtcttagggtgagctaatagTTAGATAGAGGGAGTAGGGGATGCTTTCAGGTGCCGCAggacatgattcttaatcttcaaggttgttccgtttaggagttgtgtccctgggctGTCATCCAGGAGTTGTATCCCTGGAaccttgagtcagagagataactgaccCCCttgggcatgacgttatccaaaaccccctgcttaattgccaagtttagctttttggccataatattcttacaagctataagctataatatttctataagcttttttggctataacagtgtccaaagttttaaagtatcatctaatacaaagaaaaattctaattaaatattctatgaCAGCAATCTCAAAATCATAGGAAAAACTATGACAATTtcaacttcaaaacaatttttaaaagtctcaaattaaaattaactccaaaaattCTCAAGATTGAAAATGCTTTGCCCACACCTTAACAGGGAAGGTCCAATTAATCAGGGAAATGGGCTTAAGAACAAGGAGCCAGGCCACAATTGGCCCAAGCCAATATTAGTCTGGTCGGAATTAAGTTTGATAGTATAAAAATGCCAAAACATTGTTTTCAACACTagtttggctttgtgcaaagagAGGAACTgatataaggaagagagggttagATCAAGTTCAGAGAGTCATGAGACCAACAGGGGGAGAAATCTAGATTGTGGAAGTAGGGGCGAGACTGTTAACTGAGGTTTTGgactttctttctctggttttgaccTTGGGAGACTGGCTGTTTTTCCTTAGTGCAGGGATCAGCAACCTTTTTAGCCATGagaaccataaatgccacattttttaaagtgtaatttcatgagagccatacagtgctaaCAGTGCCTGCTCCTGTAACACTGAGCACtcttgtaacagcgcctgaaaaaaattgacttcatggctcctgcagaaagagccatatctggccctcaaaagagtcagatatggcttgagagccatacatttgccaacccctgccttagTGGCTGTGAATACTCTATAATACCCTGATTCCCTATGTGGCCTGATGCCCTGCTCCCTGGCTGTCATCTACTGTTTTTCTTGGTGATTTTGAACCATGTGGCATCTGTCTGCCCTAAAATCAGCTCTGGGTTCCTTTTGGATCCAGGACCACTCCATGGGCCTTGACAAACTGTCATAGACCACTACCTCTATTACCATCTAAGGGGGGGTTGGTTTAGTGCAGGCTTATCTAGATTAGGGACTGGGATCTTTAGGACAGTGAAATAAGGCTTAGTGTAGCTCATACTCTGAAGACTCACTGCAATGGGACATTTGGATCTGGGAGGTTTAGTTAGTTGACATAAGTGTCAGGGTCATCCAAAAAAATCATCTAACCTTTCCCTGTTATAATAAATGAAACATCCATCCCTGTTCctgagtggtctgtgtgtgtaGACTCAGACCAGGATTTCCCTGGGCTGAGTTCTGTTGGCTTTCCCAAACCACAGTCAATCTTCTGACTCTGGCCCTATTCTAACCATCTAGTCCCATCCCCTATTCCACCCTCTTACACCAGTGAAAATGGTTTGATACTCTACATATTCTACCTTAAGAAGAAATAAGACAATTGCTTGTTTATATAGAGAGCTAAAAATGAGAGCATGGAGAATACTTTAGGGGAGATAAAATGTTTGATAAAAGCATTGGAAGAAAGTTTAAAATCTTCCAGAATAAATCTCTCCATACTTCCTCATTATTAGAGCCCATTCAGTCTCTGACTCACCAAACCCTACAATCTTGTTCCTTCTGCTCAACCCACCTCCTCCCACAACCCCTGCTACCTAACACCTATCTTTCTCCTCTGCCCcagctcctttctccctctcccaactATCCCTCACCAACCCCATTCTCTACCCGGATCCCTTCCCTCTGCCCAATTCATCTCTCCCACTGATGCCTCTGCCACTCCTGCCCCTGTCCCCACCCCTTTCCCATATCCAAACCTATTCCTCCCCCTGTTCCTCCTGCCCCAACCCCTCACCTTGCCCCTAACCATCCCTCTTTCCTCACTGCCCAactcatccccccacccccacctctgcCCCAGTCCCTCCTCAATGTGCCAATTCATCCCTCCCTCCATCACTTTGACTCTCCTGCCCTTGCCCCAGCCCCTTTCCCCTCATCAAAACCTATTCCTCCccctggaagttctttatgtctATCTTGTCTCCTGGGTATAGTCTATGAAGTCAGCCATCTATAAGTCCTGCTTGTACTACATTTCTGGATTCATGCAGTTCTTGCAATTTCCTCTGTAAGTCCTGTATATACAAAGCAATACATGTGTCTCCCTCtagtaatgatgtgtatgcaggagaaaaaggcttagcctgtatggagagatgtccaaaaagcatcttaaatggtgagatgtgtagatctacCCTAGGCCTGctttaaagataaaatagagctagagggagaacttcaggccattttaagtgattctcagtgcacaattttccaGTCATAGTTTTAAAATCCCTATTCCTACTCTCAACTTGGCTGAGCTCTTGGAGTGATACaaaacatggaattttggagtgaCCCTCAAACAAGAACAATTTTGAGAGATAACAGAATCATTAAAATGAGTTCCCTTGTCTAAATCAATTTGTGCTTTCAGGCCAAAGAGAGGTGATTTTGGAGAAGAAATTATGTGAATGATAGTATACTTTTTTCTCAGATAAAAatggcacattaaaaaaaattaatcatatttAGGACCAAAAAAGCATAGTCAAAtgcagaaatataaaataattaaattcattcttttcaaggcatattatattaaaatttatattccataaaaggTGATAGGAACAGAGATTAAAAATTAGCTAGAtcctatataaaataataaaaaaattgtagAAATGATGtcattaaagagaaggaaaacaatggGACTACATATCAAAATTaatgggatacaaccaaagcaatATTTAAGTAACAATATATCTCTCAATagttacatcaataaaatagagaaagcaaaAGTCAACAAATtgggcaaaaaacaaacaaaaaaaacccttgaaaatatattaattaaaaaccacaaataaacatTGAAGTGAGAATACTGatagtcaaaggagaaattaataaaacaaactaCCACTGACCTAATAAATAAATTTCGGTGGTGATTttgtgaaaaaaagagaaaatcattttacctaaagcaagaaaataaaattaccaatatcaaaaattaaaaatatgaactcATACCTAAAGAAGATGAAAGGAAGACAGTATTACGATATATATTCCCCAATTTTATGTTCATAATCAAAGTGAAatctaatcaaaataatttttgacataaGAAAtccatatttgacaaaaatttatggaaaatagaaaatcaaCTTTGATACAAATGAGAGATTGACCAACATCTAACAATATACTCAAGATAAGCAAAAAATGGGTGtctgatttagacataaaagatgaTAACATAAGCAAAATAGGGTAGCATGGAAGAGTTTACCATCATAGATATAGATAAGTGAAAAATTTCTGACCCAACAAGAGATAGAGTATTGTGGGATATAAAAtgtatcattttgattatatcacattaaaatggttttatacaaatgaaattaatgCAATTTTGATTAAAAGGAATGGAGGAAATT
This genomic interval carries:
- the LOC123252743 gene encoding vomeronasal type-2 receptor 26-like; protein product: NPVNGIKNDLCGDGTSMTAETYDILNFKSSPGYDWTQVKVGEVIPHKKELSINEEDIDWPEDFPQIPSSKCSVTCGPGFRKQSLEGQPICCFDCILCPDGKISNKTDTEQCMQCPEDQYPSKEKDRCFLKTVTYLAYEETLGIILTLAALCLSILTTFVLGVFVMHRDTPIVKANNRSLSYILLTSLTLCFLSSLLFIGHPTPAICLLRQTTFAIVFTVAIASILAKTITVVLAFRATKPGSKLRRWLGASVSYFLIFICTLIQMCICGIWLGTYPPFLEMDTHSETSNIVIKCNEGSLVSFYCVLGYMGFLALVSFTLAFLARNLPDTFNEAKHLTFSMLVFCSVWISFLPTYQSTKGKAMVAMEIFSILVSSAGILTCIFAPKCYVILLRADRNTLEILKNKANP